TGCCCCTGCGATCATCAGCCAGAATCCAAGGACGGTGGATTCTGGTAGTAACACCAGTCCGGCAAAGATGCAGAAGAATGGATCGGCAAAGCGAGCCATTCGCCGGAAGCGGCGGCAGAACTGTGGCAGCCACCGGTAGTCGAAGGGCGAAGTCCCGATGTAGTAGGTGTGCTGCAAGATGCCTTTTTTGAATTCGCGCCAGCGTTTGGTGCGCTGGCAGGTGGCAAGGAAAAGCGAGATCATTGCGAACCAAAAAAGCCATTCAGGATGAGCGCCGGGTTCGTCGGGCGGGATGATGGCGGCAACGAGCATCAAGATTCCGGTCATGATAATCATTGGAACCGGAGCAAGGAGGCGATAGCCGATGTCGCGACGCAGGAACACCATGACAGTCATGGCAGGGTAGCGCATGAGCCATTTGGAGTTGTCCCCCCTCAACCAGTCTGAGAATCGTCGGCGGTTCATTTCAGCTCTGGTTGAAGGTTAGCATCCGGTAGGGCAGCGACTCTTTGCCCTGCTTGAAGAGACGGCCACCGTTGTAAACGATGGCCTCGACCTGGTTGTCATGGAGGGAGCCGCCACGTTTGAGCATCGTGAAGAACGACGGCTCAACGTAGGAACGCCGCTGCTCGGAGCGGCTGACTCCGGCACTGTGGCTGCCTCCGTCCATGATTTGCCTGCCCCCTTCGGTTCTGGATTGGCCCGCGTTGGTGCTGGTGATGTTCATCCAGCGTTCGCCAAGCAGCTTGGAAGCCCACTCGTTCGTCTCGCCGCTGTTCTGGCAGAAAAACTTGGCCTGGAGATTCCCCAGCAGGGAATCGACGGCATCCGTGTTCCCAAGAACACGGCGGTAGCTTTCACGGTTTTGGGTCAGGAAAACCGTGCAGCCTCCCGCCGATCTGGCGACCGCCTGATATTCGGCATCGAACTTCGTCACGAAGTTCTGGGCTTCGTCGGCCCAAAGGAAGACGGGACGCAAAAAGCTGTCCCGTTTCGGCGGCGGAGAGCGCCGAAGGACGGCGACTTGGAAACAGTATTTCCAAGCGAGGTTGGCGATGCGTCCAGCGAGCCGGTATTCCTGAACCGGCAAGTCCACGATGATAATCTTGCCGTCAAAGGCAGCCTCCGGCTTGATATTGGTATCGGAGGAGAAGAGCTGCCGGAGGGGGCGCGTCACAAGCGGGCGGGCGAGCATCGAGAACGACAGGTTGATGACGCTGCGGGTCTTCTCGGAAAGCTGGGGGTATTCCTTCATCCAGTAGTTCCGGCATTCCTCAAAGTCCGCCCGGACTTCGGGCCGGGCTTTGCTCGTCTCGCGGTCAGCCTCTTTGATGATGGCCGCGCAAGTGCTGGTCTGCTGCCAGTCCGGGTCATTGAGCTGGTCCAGATTTTGGGGCGCGGTCGTGACAATCGACCGCATCAGCGGGAGCGAAACTTGCAGGTTCGCGAACAGCGGCAAATCGACCAGATTGGTGTTCAGGTGGTGGAGGGCATCGTCCCAAAACTTGTTGTCCCCCTGTCCGCCCTCGGTGGCACCCGATGAGGCAATGGCACCTGCAATCTCATCAAGGATGGAAACGATATTGATGGTCAGCCCTCCCCCCTCTTCTGGACGGCTGGCTTCCCATTCGAGGAAATTGAAGCGGCTGCTTCCCGCGCCGTCCACGATGACGAGATCCTTGTGACGCTTTGTCTCAGTCGCCCATTGCTCCCACTGGCGACGCTCCTCCTTCTTCGCGCAAAGCACGAGTCCGCCGAAACCGGCGGCGAGGTAGCCATAAGCGAGATGCTTTGCAGGTCCGCTGGTCTTGCCACTCCCGGTTGCCCCGAAGACGCAGACGCCAGTCAGTGCGTCTGAAATACGGAAGCCGTCTCCGTCACCCCAATCGCGCAGGAGTGTTTGAGGGTGAAATTCGGGCAACTTCTTTCCGCCTAGCCACATGCGGGAAGGCATTTAGCAGCAGGGATTTTTTGCGGCAAGGCAAATCGGGCTGGATTGGCTTTGGCTGGGGTTTTCAGGGGTCTGGCAGTTCCCCCTGAAGCGGGTTCCAAGGGGGCACCTTTGGGTCAGGGATTTGAAGGGCGGAACGCCCTCTGCGGGCACAAAGAATGCCCGCCAAAAAGGGTTCCAAGGGAAACGCTCCTTTGGTCGGGTTGCAAGGGCAGAGCGCCCTTGCCGAGCGGTAAAACCGCTCACAAAAGCGGGGTCCAGGGGACGGCTTCGGAGTCCCCATGGCGAGGGATGTTGCTTGCAACATATAACCTCGCCATTCCTCCGCTCGCCTGTCGGCTCGCTCCGGCCTGGGCTGGAGTGCTCGCTGACCGCTCGCGGCCATTATGATGATGACTGCGCACCGGCCAAGGTGACGTGCGCAGTGACGAAAGGGGGCTGGGCTACACAAAATCGCGCAACGCCGCAGCCAGACTCATTCTCCGAGACAAAAGGCAACGCGCTATGGTATAATGTTCGGAAGAGAGTCGGTCGGACGACTGGAGGAGCGTATGGCAATGTTCCGACTCGAAGCGAAGATTTTCAGCCGCGAAAAGCGTGCCCGGTCAGTCGTAGCTGCCGCCGCTTACCGCGCAGGGACGAAACTCCGCGACGAGATTAAAGAGAAGATTTTTGACTATGCTCGGCGGAGCAAAGGTGTGGCCTGTCACACGATTCTCGCGCCCGAAGACGCTCCCGCCTGGGCGCAAGATTCCGGTAAACTTTGGAACGCGGTGGAAGCTGGAGAGAAGCGCAAAGACGCCCAGCTTGCCCGCGAATTCATCCTGTCAGTTCCGCCGGAACTGCCCACTCAGGCCCAATTTCAAACGGCAGTGGATTGGGCCAAAACCCATCTGGTGAACTCCGGGATGATTGCCGAATTGTCTCTTCATCATCCGAAGTCCGGCAAGAATCCGCATGTCCATATTCTATGCACCATGCGCAAATTGGAGGGCGAGGAGTTCAGCAAGAAGAAGGCGACGGAATGGAATGACGTTGGCCTTCTGGTAAAACAGCGGGCCTCCTGGGCGGAGGCGGTGAACGCCGCGCTTGAACAAGCCGGACGTGAAGAGCGGGTGGATCACCGATCACTGAAAGACCGGGGAATCGACCGCCTCCCCCAGCCAAAAATTGGCGTGTCCGCCACCGCCTTAAAGCGCCGGGGACTCGAAGATGACCCGAAACGCTTTCAGGAGGTCCGCCGCGTAAAAGTCCTCAATGAAGTTCTCCCGATGATGAAAGCCATCAAGGGGCACGGCGAAGTGGCTCAGAATCCTGCGACGCAGCCTCGATAAATCGGGGGTAATTCTGGGGGTAAACGAGTTTTCCACATTGGCTTTTTGCAATGTTTAACAGATGGTTGGAGCGGCTGTGTGAATCCTATCTCCCCGACCATTTCTTCAAACGGCAGGGTCCGTTAACATCCGAAAAAACGAGCAAATCAGCCACTCAGACACAGCGAACGGTTCGCTGGCGTCCGCACCGAATCGTTGACATTCGCGTGCGATTGGGGGTAACATTTTATGCAGTTACCCCCACTTGTGCAGGAGTTACCCCCATGCCTCTCACAAACACTGCAATTCGCAGTGCAAAGCCGCAGAGCAAGCCTTTCAAACTGTCAGATGGCGGCGGGTTGTTCCTGCTCGTTCAGCCAAACGGAAGCAAATGGTGGCGATACAAGTATCGGTTTGGGGGTAAGGAAAAGCTCCTCGCGCTGGGTTCTTACCCGGAAGTGAGCCTCGCCGAGGTGCGGGAACTGCACTACAAGGCGCGGAAAGCCTTGGCTGCTGGCATAGATCCCGGCGAAAAGAAGAAGGAGGCCAAGCAGCGGCTTCGCTCCAAAGTAGAGAGCGATTTCGAGACCGTTGCCCGTGAATATCACGAACAACATCTCCACGAGTGGAATCCCCGCTATGCCCGCGACGTAATCAATCGCCTCGAAACGCATCTGTTCCCGAAGTTCGGCAAGAAGCCTATCGCCGACATCACCTCACTGGATGTCTTGGACGCCCTTCGAGTCATTGAGAAGGCCGGTGCGTTGGACATGGCTCAACGCATGATGCAGACCTGCGCACAGGTTTTCCGCTATGCCGTGACCACGGGGCGGGTAGAGCGCAATCCGGTAACGGACCTGCGTGGAGCGCTCAAGGCACCCGTCAGGAAGCATCATGCTTATTTGGACGCCAACCAACTGCCGGAGTATCTGAAGAAGCTCGAAGCCTATCAAGGCGAGCCGCAGACGAAGCTGGCCCTTCGGTTCCTACTGCTCACCTTCGTTCGCACCACTGAGCTACGCGGAGCACTTTGGAAGGAAATCAGCTTTGAAAATGCTGATTGGCGCATTCCAGCGGAGCGCATGAAAATGAAGGACCCGCACATCGTGCCGCTTTCGCGGCAGGCAATCGCGGTCCTGAAGGAATTGAAAAAGCTCACGGGACACCGGGAGCACGTCTTCCCCAATCAGAACAATCCCAAGACATTCATGTCTGAGAACACCATGCTCTATGCCCTCTATCGGATGGGTTATCACAGCCGGACCACTGGTCACGGCTTCCGGGCGACCGCGAGCACGATTCTCAATGAGAACGGCTTTCAGCCTGACTTGATCGAGCGCCAACTCGCCCACTGTGAACGAAACAAGGTCCGCGCTGCCTACAATCACGCCCAATACCTTCCAGACCGCCGGAAGATGATGCAGTGGTGGGCGGACTACTTGGACGAAGCTGCCAAGAAGGAATCTCCGAAGAAGCCACCCAAGCCCTGACTCTAAGGCTGTCCAAGGTCAGGCGGCGGAAGATTCCCGTTCGGGAACATTATGGGCTTGATGACTCAATTCCGGGCTTCAAGTTCCCGAGCGGGAATTATTTGATTGAACCGCCATCTGTGACGTGGTATTATTACCGCTCGGTAACATTTTAGGGGCAGCTATGAAATACACTCCAGAACAGATCGGCGAGATGGTTCGCTCTGCCCGCAAGGGGCAAGGCGTGACCCAAAAGGAACTCGCCATGACTTCCGGGACGGGTCTTCGTTTCATCATTGATCTGGAGAAGGGAAAAGCCACCTGCCAGATTGGCAAGGTTCTGACCGTGCTCAATACGCTCGGTATCACGATGACGTTGATTGCGCCCTGGAGCGACAACCCTCCAGCGGGACGAACCGGCCAAGCCCTCTCAGGAAAGGAATCCCGCCCATGACGCGCACTCTCGACGTTTACCTGCACCACCATCTAGCGGGGCATCTGATTCAGGATGAGCACGGCCAGTTGGGGTTCGAGTATGCCGAAGGCTGGCTGGCTTCAGAGGCAATCCCGCTTTCGCATTCTCTGCCTTTGAAGCGGGAGCGATTCAGCCGAAATGAATGCCGGGGCTTCTTCGCCGGTATTCTGCCGGAGGAGAGCAAGCGAGTGATGATCGCCAAGAATCTTGGCATCAGCGGCAAAAACGATTTTGCCATGCTTGAGCAAATCGGAGGCGAGTGCGCTGGCGCAATCACCTTCATTCCAACGGGAGAAAGCCTCCCCAAGCGCGAAGATCACTATCGCCATCTGAGCAGCGCG
This is a stretch of genomic DNA from Prosthecobacter algae. It encodes these proteins:
- a CDS encoding type IV secretory system conjugative DNA transfer family protein is translated as MPSRMWLGGKKLPEFHPQTLLRDWGDGDGFRISDALTGVCVFGATGSGKTSGPAKHLAYGYLAAGFGGLVLCAKKEERRQWEQWATETKRHKDLVIVDGAGSSRFNFLEWEASRPEEGGGLTINIVSILDEIAGAIASSGATEGGQGDNKFWDDALHHLNTNLVDLPLFANLQVSLPLMRSIVTTAPQNLDQLNDPDWQQTSTCAAIIKEADRETSKARPEVRADFEECRNYWMKEYPQLSEKTRSVINLSFSMLARPLVTRPLRQLFSSDTNIKPEAAFDGKIIIVDLPVQEYRLAGRIANLAWKYCFQVAVLRRSPPPKRDSFLRPVFLWADEAQNFVTKFDAEYQAVARSAGGCTVFLTQNRESYRRVLGNTDAVDSLLGNLQAKFFCQNSGETNEWASKLLGERWMNITSTNAGQSRTEGGRQIMDGGSHSAGVSRSEQRRSYVEPSFFTMLKRGGSLHDNQVEAIVYNGGRLFKQGKESLPYRMLTFNQS
- the mobQ gene encoding MobQ family relaxase → MFGRESVGRLEERMAMFRLEAKIFSREKRARSVVAAAAYRAGTKLRDEIKEKIFDYARRSKGVACHTILAPEDAPAWAQDSGKLWNAVEAGEKRKDAQLAREFILSVPPELPTQAQFQTAVDWAKTHLVNSGMIAELSLHHPKSGKNPHVHILCTMRKLEGEEFSKKKATEWNDVGLLVKQRASWAEAVNAALEQAGREERVDHRSLKDRGIDRLPQPKIGVSATALKRRGLEDDPKRFQEVRRVKVLNEVLPMMKAIKGHGEVAQNPATQPR
- a CDS encoding tyrosine-type recombinase/integrase — translated: MPLTNTAIRSAKPQSKPFKLSDGGGLFLLVQPNGSKWWRYKYRFGGKEKLLALGSYPEVSLAEVRELHYKARKALAAGIDPGEKKKEAKQRLRSKVESDFETVAREYHEQHLHEWNPRYARDVINRLETHLFPKFGKKPIADITSLDVLDALRVIEKAGALDMAQRMMQTCAQVFRYAVTTGRVERNPVTDLRGALKAPVRKHHAYLDANQLPEYLKKLEAYQGEPQTKLALRFLLLTFVRTTELRGALWKEISFENADWRIPAERMKMKDPHIVPLSRQAIAVLKELKKLTGHREHVFPNQNNPKTFMSENTMLYALYRMGYHSRTTGHGFRATASTILNENGFQPDLIERQLAHCERNKVRAAYNHAQYLPDRRKMMQWWADYLDEAAKKESPKKPPKP
- a CDS encoding helix-turn-helix transcriptional regulator yields the protein MKYTPEQIGEMVRSARKGQGVTQKELAMTSGTGLRFIIDLEKGKATCQIGKVLTVLNTLGITMTLIAPWSDNPPAGRTGQALSGKESRP